From Ancylobacter pratisalsi, one genomic window encodes:
- a CDS encoding Bax inhibitor-1/YccA family protein, whose translation MSDFNRNVSVPRFGATATRTQAEIDQGLRAYMLRVYNYMTLGLAITGAAALGIYMLAVSDVPTSAALAPGLYLNEFGVALFFSPLRWVVMLAPLAAVFFLSFRVDRMSVGAAQGVFWLYAALVGVSLASIFLVYTHESVIRVFFITAAAFGGLSLYGYTTSRSLSGMGSFLMMGLIGIIIAMVVNIFLGSTMLQFVISVAGVLVFAGLTAYDTQRIKEMYFAGDDDVVAGRKAIMGALTLYLDFINLFLMLLQLFGNRNN comes from the coding sequence ATGTCCGACTTCAACCGCAACGTCTCCGTGCCGCGCTTCGGAGCGACGGCGACGCGGACGCAGGCAGAGATCGACCAGGGCCTGCGCGCTTACATGCTGCGCGTCTACAACTACATGACGCTGGGCCTGGCCATCACCGGCGCCGCCGCGCTTGGCATCTACATGCTTGCCGTCTCGGACGTACCGACCTCGGCTGCGCTGGCCCCCGGCCTGTACCTCAACGAATTCGGCGTCGCGCTGTTCTTCAGCCCCCTGCGCTGGGTGGTGATGCTGGCGCCGCTCGCGGCGGTGTTCTTCCTCAGCTTCCGCGTCGACCGCATGAGCGTGGGCGCGGCGCAGGGCGTGTTCTGGCTTTACGCCGCTCTGGTGGGCGTGTCGCTGGCCTCGATCTTCCTCGTCTACACGCATGAGAGCGTGATCCGGGTGTTCTTCATCACCGCGGCGGCGTTCGGTGGCCTCAGCCTTTACGGCTACACCACCTCGCGCAGCCTGTCGGGCATGGGCTCGTTCCTGATGATGGGCCTGATCGGCATCATCATCGCCATGGTGGTGAACATCTTCCTCGGCTCCACCATGCTGCAGTTCGTGATCTCGGTCGCGGGCGTCCTGGTGTTCGCCGGCCTCACCGCCTACGACACCCAGCGCATCAAGGAGATGTACTTCGCCGGTGACGACGACGTCGTCGCGGGCCGTAAGGCGATCATGGGCGCGCTGACGCTCTATCTCGACTTCATCAACCTGTTCCTGATGCTGCTGCAGCTGTTCGGCAACCGCAACAACTGA